The genomic region CGATAGGTAGCATAAACCTGGGCGGTCGTCTGCTGCTGCAAAAGATACTGCACAAAGCCTAAACCAATGCCCTGACTTGCTCCCACAATTAGTGCATGAATCACCGCTGCCGCCGTCCTTAAAACACAACTTGTTCTATTGTGACGTAGCTTAGCGATCGCTGCCGGTACGATCTCCACCGACGATGAGACTTTGACCTGAGACCATGACCTGAGACAATAGAAATACTTCACTTCTCGCCAACCATTCACCTATGACCGCGCTGCCCTCCGATTCCATCACTGTTGTCATTTCAGAGCTTGTTGAACCGACACGCATTCATGACTATGAAGCCTGGACACAGGGATTTAACCAAGCTGCCCAGCAGTTTGACGGATTTTTGGGTGTAGAGATTATTCGTCCCCGCGATCACGATTTTCCAGAATATGTGATTATCATCCGATTTGATAGCTACACCCATTTGCGTGAGTGGCTCACCTCACCCACCTATCATCAATGGCGATCGCGATCGCCAGAGTTTGTGGCGGCTCGCTCTCAGCAAGAGCTATCCAGCAGTCTAGAGCTATGGTTTACGCTGCCCTCGAACTCAGCACCCAAGTATTCCCAGCCCGCTTACTATAAGCAAGTTATCTTGGGCGTCATCGCTGTTTATCCCCTAATCCTCCTGTCTAACCTAGTGTTTTCTCCCTTAGTCGGAAATTGGCCGCTGTGGGCAGGGCTATTGCTGACCGTACCTGTCGTTTCCGCCTTACT from Candidatus Obscuribacterales bacterium harbors:
- a CDS encoding antibiotic biosynthesis monooxygenase; protein product: MTALPSDSITVVISELVEPTRIHDYEAWTQGFNQAAQQFDGFLGVEIIRPRDHDFPEYVIIIRFDSYTHLREWLTSPTYHQWRSRSPEFVAARSQQELSSSLELWFTLPSNSAPKYSQPAYYKQVILGVIAVYPLILLSNLVFSPLVGNWPLWAGLLLTVPVVSALLTYPVMPWLTKLFSPWLYPSLSKRDRPSMR